From Marinitoga sp. 1197, the proteins below share one genomic window:
- the rsgA gene encoding ribosome small subunit-dependent GTPase A produces MNIRRGIVTRFHSNTLELFDLETKEKITAFLRGKFKLQKITPIVGDYVDYSFENGVAKIENILPKRNMLYRPKIANVDQTVLVTCLKSPKVDYLIIDKFLIQVEKNNLNCIIVLNKVDLLTKDEIDKFLEIYSPLYPVILASAKKEIGIEEIKLHLKNKISTFAGMSGVGKSSLLNAINPGLKLRVGRISDKLQRGKHTTTYTELLKFDFGGFVADTPGFAAFEIYDFKPEKLQEYFVEFHEHSMYCGFSDCVHINEPHCGVKEAVENNQISEVRYKNYLKIYNEVEEYNKKIRRKRWK; encoded by the coding sequence GTGAATATACGCAGAGGCATAGTGACTCGTTTTCATTCAAATACGTTGGAATTATTTGATTTAGAAACAAAGGAAAAGATAACAGCATTTCTAAGGGGAAAATTCAAATTACAAAAAATTACACCAATAGTTGGTGATTATGTGGATTATTCATTTGAAAATGGTGTAGCTAAAATAGAAAATATTCTTCCTAAACGCAATATGCTTTACAGACCAAAAATTGCGAATGTTGATCAAACAGTTTTAGTAACCTGTTTGAAGAGCCCAAAAGTAGATTATTTAATAATAGATAAATTTCTTATTCAGGTAGAAAAAAATAATTTGAATTGTATAATAGTGTTAAATAAAGTAGATCTATTAACTAAAGATGAAATTGATAAATTTTTAGAAATATATTCGCCGTTATATCCTGTGATACTGGCAAGCGCAAAAAAAGAAATAGGTATTGAAGAGATAAAATTACACTTAAAAAATAAAATATCAACATTTGCTGGAATGTCAGGAGTAGGGAAATCTTCTTTATTAAATGCAATTAATCCCGGTCTTAAGCTTCGAGTGGGTAGAATATCCGATAAACTACAGCGTGGAAAACATACAACTACATACACAGAATTATTAAAATTTGATTTTGGTGGATTTGTTGCAGATACTCCGGGGTTCGCAGCTTTTGAAATATATGATTTTAAACCTGAAAAATTACAGGAATATTTTGTAGAATTTCATGAACATTCTATGTATTGTGGTTTTAGTGATTGTGTTCATATAAATGAGCCGCATTGTGGTGTGAAAGAAGCTGTGGAAAATAACCAAATATCCGAAGTGAGGTATAAAAATTATTTAAAAATATATAATGAAGTGGAAGAATATAATAAAAAAATAAGGAGGAAAAGATGGAAATGA
- the rdgB gene encoding RdgB/HAM1 family non-canonical purine NTP pyrophosphatase — MIIYLATNNKHKLKEVNEIKPKNFEIKGMFEILKNFEVNEDGKTFLENSIKKAIETAHVLRTPVISDDSGLEIEILNGFPGIYSARFMENKSYKEKMKHILKKLENVPFEKRNARFVCAATYFDPKNNILFSVEGEVRGKIAYSILGKKGFGYDPIFIPEGETLTFGQLGEEVKNKISHRKRAFQKLFSILLNIPKLEIIS, encoded by the coding sequence ATGATAATTTATCTTGCGACTAATAATAAACATAAATTAAAAGAAGTTAATGAAATAAAACCTAAAAATTTTGAAATTAAAGGAATGTTTGAAATTCTGAAGAATTTTGAAGTGAATGAAGATGGTAAAACATTCCTTGAAAATTCTATAAAAAAAGCGATAGAAACAGCTCATGTCTTAAGAACGCCGGTTATATCGGATGATTCAGGGTTGGAAATAGAAATATTAAACGGTTTTCCAGGAATATATTCTGCAAGATTTATGGAAAACAAATCATATAAAGAAAAGATGAAACATATTTTAAAGAAATTAGAAAATGTACCTTTTGAAAAAAGAAATGCGCGTTTTGTTTGTGCAGCAACATATTTTGATCCTAAAAATAATATTTTGTTCTCAGTTGAAGGTGAAGTAAGAGGTAAAATAGCTTATTCAATTCTGGGAAAAAAAGGTTTTGGATATGATCCAATTTTCATTCCTGAAGGAGAAACCTTAACTTTTGGACAATTAGGTGAAGAAGTAAAAAATAAAATCAGTCATAGGAAGCGAGCCTTTCAAAAACTTTTTTCTATATTGCTTAATATTCCAAAATTAGAAATCATTTCTTAA
- the rpe gene encoding ribulose-phosphate 3-epimerase, translating into MEMKIYPSILAADFSKLGEHIKSVENNIDGIHLDIMDGVFVQNISFGSPIVKYVRKITDKYLDTHLMIIEPDRYIEDYAKMGVNGITVHYEAVTHLHRTITKIKELGCDAGVSLNPHTPVLLLEEILPFVDRVLIMSVNPGFTGQKFIPEIFMKIKKLKKLIDEKGLNTVIEVDGGVGLKNIRELYNSGVREFVVGAGVFHQVNPSEAAKRLKEVGMGI; encoded by the coding sequence ATGGAAATGAAAATATATCCTTCAATTTTAGCCGCAGATTTTTCAAAATTAGGAGAACATATAAAAAGTGTAGAAAATAATATTGATGGGATTCATTTAGACATAATGGATGGAGTATTCGTACAGAATATTTCTTTTGGTAGTCCAATAGTAAAATATGTGAGAAAAATTACAGATAAATATCTTGATACACATTTGATGATTATAGAGCCAGATAGATATATAGAAGATTATGCCAAAATGGGAGTAAATGGAATAACAGTTCATTATGAGGCAGTTACACACCTTCATAGAACAATTACAAAAATTAAAGAATTAGGATGCGATGCAGGAGTATCATTAAATCCGCATACCCCTGTATTGCTCCTGGAAGAAATACTCCCATTTGTTGATAGAGTATTAATTATGAGTGTAAATCCTGGATTCACAGGGCAAAAGTTTATACCAGAAATCTTTATGAAAATAAAAAAATTAAAAAAGCTAATAGATGAAAAAGGATTGAATACAGTAATTGAAGTAGATGGAGGTGTTGGATTGAAAAATATTAGAGAGCTTTATAATTCAGGAGTTAGAGAATTTGTAGTTGGTGCTGGTGTATTTCATCAGGTGAATCCATCAGAAGCAGCTAAAAGATTGAAAGAGGTTGGTATGGGAATATGA
- a CDS encoding PASTA domain-containing protein gives MYILGAITGGLILLLIIFIFVNNYTYVVIPDVKGEEKNTAMKALKETGLIPIIQGIGDTVLYTEPSAGSRVKKGRHVFIQLGKIETLKVPDLIGVPLELAEQFLTAYKLNYKIIKIYNSDTKIETVIDMEPKPGTNVNKGDTILLKISSSEVNR, from the coding sequence ATGTATATATTAGGGGCAATTACAGGAGGTTTAATTTTACTCCTAATTATATTTATTTTTGTCAATAATTATACATATGTTGTCATCCCTGATGTAAAAGGAGAAGAAAAAAACACGGCAATGAAAGCACTAAAAGAAACAGGATTAATTCCAATAATTCAGGGAATTGGTGATACAGTATTATACACTGAACCATCAGCAGGATCCAGAGTAAAAAAAGGAAGACACGTGTTTATACAATTAGGAAAAATAGAAACGCTTAAAGTACCAGACCTGATAGGTGTTCCTCTGGAATTAGCAGAACAGTTTTTAACAGCATACAAATTAAATTATAAAATAATAAAAATATATAATTCTGATACTAAAATAGAAACAGTTATAGATATGGAACCAAAGCCGGGAACAAATGTAAATAAAGGCGATACTATATTATTAAAAATATCTTCCTCGGAGGTGAATAGGTGA